In Phoenix dactylifera cultivar Barhee BC4 chromosome 1, palm_55x_up_171113_PBpolish2nd_filt_p, whole genome shotgun sequence, the genomic stretch gagagagagagagaggaacataagaaagagagaaagagaggaaaccGATCAATACAATACTAACCAATCCTCCACTCACCTTTGTTTGTTGCTGGTAAGCCCCATTCATAAGCAGCACCCTCTCACTATTTCCTTTAGTGAAGGCTGTGTTGGCTACTTTCTCTAGTGTAGTTTTCCATCCATTCATCTGTCCATCATCTTCATTTTAGAGAGGTAGAGCTAGCAAGTGAGACATAGCCTATTGGCAACAAAATCCATAGTGGAGAGCGACCATCCCTTCCCATCTTAGTGAATCCAATTCAAGTTTCCTTCGACCAGATTGCAGTGTGAGTCGACATCTATAAGTTATTGGTTGCTGGACGCGCTTTCCCTTGACCTAAACAGCTGGGAAGTGAGCTCTTGAGTTTTGTGTTTGTCTTTCTTTCAGTTTGCTCTCAACATTAGTCCAATGACTTATCCGTTTCTGTATCTGTTGATTCTCCTTATCATGAAAAGGGTTGTTGTCCACTCgtcttttttttggtttatgAAAGATTGCTAGCTCGGTGTCGTATCTCATCGAGTCAGCACAAGCTTGTTCATTGCTAGCCGTTCGTCCTTCTTGCAAGTCATCCATTCTTTTTGAACATGAATTAGTTATTCTTGGTTATATATACAAAGATCAGCAAAAAGCATTTTTCAGTTTAAATTGTTTTGATCCTTGTTTGGGTGCCAGATCAGGCTGTTCAAGGATAGACTATGCACTTAAGAGAAAACCTGAAGAACTAAAGCAAAGAGATGGTGGAATAGGACTGGAGGAAGCTTTGGATCATATTATCCCAAAACCATGGGACAAAGCAAATCACCTTTTCAGCTGATCTTCTTATCCAAAGTTTTGAGGATTCAAGTTCCATTGGTTTCCGAAGATTTGTCAGTTTTCTCTATACCCGGCCTTATCTTCAAGAGCCTCCTACAGATCTACAGTAAACAAATACTAGCTAGATATGAAAATCAAAAGGTAAGGCTTCAGTTTAAGGACTATAAGAATTCTGTCTAGCTAAGGGCATGATAGCGCAATCTTATTTAGCAATATGCGGTCTAGTATGAGTTAAGAACTTTGAACCCAGTTGTAAACAGTCTTCTTCAATCCTGTTCTTTCATGAAATTAAAATTGAGACTCAAGATTTAACAGCATCCTAAAATCAAGCTTCTTTCATGCTAATAATATTCATGAAGATTTACTGACTATCAAACCATTGATCAGTTCCTGTTGCAGAAACTAGATACTGTTACTAGTTTCATTGTCAAATCTGATCACATTCTTGGGGAGACCCTGGCCAGGAATCAAAGCTTTCATGAAACCCATCTACAAAGGAATTCAACTCTTCATATTGCTTGCAGTTATCAGGACTCGCTCATAGGAATTGCGACAAGACCCCAGGTATCAGTATTCAATCAAGGCTTGCAGATAAAGCATGCACAGTTTAATGTGAATCAGGCTTCTTGAAAGCAATAGGAAAGCATGATAGGATTGGATTCATACATAAAGAAGGGAACAGCAAATTGATGAGAAAAGATATAGTAATAACATGACAGGTAACCGTGAAGCAGGAAACCATCATTCGAAACCCTAAAAAGATTTAACTGCTTATAAAATTGGGGAGTCATGCAATACGGGGACTCGTATAGTGTTGGATTGAAGTTGGAATATTGGGCAGAATTAACATCTCAAAGAAAGCATTACTGATGCATAAATAAGCAACCAATGAGCTTGGAATCAGAGCAGAGCCGTGGCTCCATCCTACCTTTACGCCGCGGCTCTTGCTTCTTTGGCCGGGCGGAGGCCGCGCTCTTGGCTTCGTTCTTGAGCTTATTGATGTTGGCAAGCTGGGCTTTCCTGCTCCTCTCCGTCTCTTCCAAGAGCTGCTCCTCGAGCGTGGTATCGTACGTCTTCCCTTCCCCGAACCCGGCCGGTTTGTTCTCCAGCCACCGCGCCATCTCCTCCAAGGGCATCAGCGGCTCATCCCCGTCGTCGTCCTCGTCCGACCCATCCTCGCCGTCGTCGGAGACACCGCCCGGCTCCCTCTTCCCCCCGCGTCGGCGCCCCGAGGCGGCGCCGGAGAGGCCGTTTCCCCTTCCCCGCCGCGCAGACGAGAGCGTAGCGGCCCAGGTGGGTCTCTCGGCATTTGTGCTGCTAAAGAAAGCGGTGTGAGGAGGGAAGGTTTTGGAGGTGGGAGGGCGGACGGAAGGGGGATGATTGGAGGTGGGGAGTGGCACGAGAAGCGCTGCTCCCACACGCGCCATTATCCTCATCTACTGGGAACTCCCGAGCTCTCTCCCATTCTCTTTCTATCTTGGCCCTTGGGGAAGtttgaatataaaaatttaaaagtaagaaaaaaaaaaagacaatacttttctaaaaatttaaatttatataaatatcttcttaaaatttatatttatttttatatttttataaaatattattttttgaaattacttttttattttttatatatatttttttgcacatctatctattaagaatattttagttattttattttgaaactattaattttttaatgacgTTAGATGGTGTGAGTATctatgcaaaaataaggataaaaaagaataggttagcaaaacaagtattttacgagggtatatatatgtaaatattaattttagaacaatatttatacaaaatttgatatttagggagaatattcatgcaaaaaaatcttaaaaaaaaagagatacctAATAGGGCTTTCTGCTTTCATGGTAGACAcacatttaaatttttattgtaATAACTGGAATACAttcttttatatattatttataat encodes the following:
- the LOC120110847 gene encoding uncharacterized protein LOC120110847 translates to MRIMARVGAALLVPLPTSNHPPSVRPPTSKTFPPHTAFFSSTNAERPTWAATLSSARRGRGNGLSGAASGRRRGGKREPGGVSDDGEDGSDEDDDGDEPLMPLEEMARWLENKPAGFGEGKTYDTTLEEQLLEETERSRKAQLANINKLKNEAKSAASARPKKQEPRRKGRMEPRLCSDSKLIGCLFMHQ